In a single window of the Pseudohongiella acticola genome:
- a CDS encoding GDSL-type esterase/lipase family protein, with protein sequence MYADKRKVQSLAIALMTSWLALTVGNAQAQSDDSYELPDPARYEEAIQRFEQMDEQSPPPEDAIVLTGSSSIMFWNQDAPADLAPLTVIPRGFGGSVMHDIVHFLDRVALTYKPRAVLIYEGDNDTGRNDIPNDVIIEQLESIIDRIHAELPDARVYVLSVKPSVAREATWPIAQALNERYQQVAASDPLVHYIDVATPFLQADGTVMTDIFVDDNLHLNEKGYDIWAASIREVLMQHEAQYE encoded by the coding sequence ATGTACGCTGACAAGAGAAAAGTTCAATCACTGGCAATTGCACTGATGACATCCTGGCTGGCACTGACTGTCGGCAACGCACAGGCCCAATCGGACGATTCCTATGAACTGCCAGATCCGGCCCGTTATGAGGAGGCTATACAGCGCTTTGAGCAGATGGACGAGCAGTCTCCTCCACCGGAGGACGCCATTGTCCTGACCGGCAGTTCCAGCATCATGTTCTGGAATCAGGACGCCCCTGCAGATCTGGCGCCACTGACGGTTATCCCGCGCGGTTTCGGCGGCAGCGTGATGCATGATATCGTGCATTTTCTGGATCGTGTTGCGTTGACTTACAAACCACGCGCCGTGCTGATCTATGAAGGCGACAATGACACCGGGCGTAATGACATTCCTAACGATGTTATTATTGAGCAACTGGAATCCATCATTGATCGCATTCACGCGGAACTGCCGGACGCTCGCGTGTATGTTCTGTCAGTCAAACCCAGCGTCGCACGCGAAGCCACCTGGCCAATTGCACAGGCGTTGAACGAGCGCTACCAGCAGGTGGCCGCGTCGGATCCATTGGTGCATTACATTGATGTCGCCACCCCCTTCCTGCAGGCCGATGGCACCGTGATGACAGACATCTTTGTTGACGACAATCTGCACCTGAACGAAAAAGGCTATGACATCTGGGCGGCCAGCATACGCGAGGTGCTGATGCAACACGAAGCCCAATACGAATAA
- a CDS encoding glycosyltransferase family 2 protein, giving the protein MVSVVIAAFNEAATVGQCVQEALQCTYAREVIVVDDGSSDNTAELARQAGATSVLVLNQNSGKAAAMAAGVQAAKHDVILFLDADVTGVTPQMLSRIVEPVVDGRVEMYVGVRMRKTIWLNKLLRYTPIIGGERAVTRRLWDAVPGRYREGFKIEIALNHTSKQFDGKMGFELIDGTVHHIKEQKYGLFAGLLGRILMIGDILKISFQIYVWDWAIGKLKSWGMQRQGS; this is encoded by the coding sequence ATGGTCTCTGTAGTTATTGCAGCCTTTAACGAAGCTGCCACTGTAGGTCAGTGCGTGCAGGAAGCACTTCAATGTACGTATGCCAGGGAAGTGATTGTCGTTGACGACGGGTCAAGCGACAACACCGCTGAACTTGCGAGGCAGGCGGGGGCGACCAGCGTGCTGGTGCTGAACCAGAACAGTGGCAAAGCCGCGGCCATGGCGGCCGGAGTACAGGCGGCGAAACACGATGTGATTCTGTTTCTCGACGCTGACGTCACGGGTGTCACGCCACAGATGCTGTCTCGCATCGTAGAACCGGTCGTCGACGGGCGCGTTGAAATGTATGTGGGCGTACGCATGCGCAAAACCATCTGGCTCAACAAACTGCTCCGCTACACGCCCATTATCGGTGGCGAGCGAGCCGTCACACGTAGACTGTGGGATGCAGTGCCTGGCAGATACCGGGAAGGTTTCAAGATTGAGATTGCACTGAACCATACGTCCAAGCAGTTCGACGGCAAGATGGGTTTCGAATTGATTGACGGAACCGTGCATCACATCAAGGAGCAAAAATACGGTCTGTTTGCGGGCCTCCTGGGACGCATCCTGATGATAGGCGATATTCTCAAAATATCGTTCCAGATATACGTCTGGGACTGGGCAATCGGTAAACTGAAGAGTTGGGGAATGCAAAGGCAGGGGTCATAA
- a CDS encoding DedA family protein — translation MRLFQEYILSFLDMFSAYPYMALFVGMIIAGELVLLPAIYLAATQRIDLAAVLLLAIIATMLSDCLWYGLGRRFPASTLARVSGKVGEGFFAGAEKAFSAGGKRLLFMSKFIYGTRALAQVLAGVHRMPLRSYLVVNTAGVIAVTVVLTVIAYSVIGTTYRLGEVMQYVEVAFLLFVLVTIGGYILVGNRLRKQWSL, via the coding sequence ATGCGTCTTTTTCAGGAATACATTTTGTCCTTTCTGGACATGTTTTCTGCCTATCCCTACATGGCCCTTTTTGTCGGTATGATTATCGCCGGTGAACTGGTGTTGTTGCCGGCCATTTATCTCGCTGCCACTCAGCGTATCGATCTTGCAGCCGTACTGTTGCTGGCGATCATCGCAACCATGCTGTCCGACTGTCTCTGGTATGGTCTCGGTCGTCGTTTCCCCGCGTCGACACTGGCGCGCGTGTCCGGCAAAGTCGGCGAGGGATTTTTTGCCGGTGCGGAGAAAGCGTTCTCGGCGGGTGGCAAACGGTTACTCTTCATGTCCAAATTCATTTATGGCACCCGGGCACTGGCTCAGGTCCTGGCCGGCGTGCACCGTATGCCGCTGCGCAGCTACCTGGTCGTCAATACCGCAGGTGTCATTGCGGTGACGGTTGTGCTGACAGTTATCGCCTATTCGGTTATCGGCACCACGTATCGGCTGGGGGAAGTCATGCAATACGTGGAAGTCGCCTTTCTGCTGTTTGTGCTGGTCACAATTGGTGGATACATTTTGGTGGGCAACAGGTTGAGAAAACAATGGTCTCTGTAG
- a CDS encoding haloalkane dehalogenase, with product MLNENVLRTPDENFAELPGYDYQPHYLDNLPGFEGVRVHYLDEGPADASSIVLCLHGQPTWSYLYRKMVPVFVAAGQRVIAPDLIGFGRSDKPEDDAIYTFSRHRDMLLAFIRAVIDTRREDQLVTLVVQDWGGLLGLTLPMEFGQLFTHLLIMNTSLGTGDVPLGQGFEDWRAYCTSRPDLDIAALMKRAEPALTDAEAQAYAAPYPSLRYKAGVRRFPNLVPDHLNADGAEISRRARDWWRDEWQGRSFMAVGMRDPVLGPKVMKNVRKLIRGCPEPLEVADAGHFVQEHGDLVAREALKTLFPS from the coding sequence ATGTTGAATGAGAACGTATTGCGTACACCCGATGAAAACTTTGCAGAGCTGCCGGGGTACGACTATCAACCTCACTACCTGGACAACCTGCCGGGCTTTGAGGGTGTACGGGTGCACTACCTTGACGAAGGCCCTGCCGATGCCAGTTCCATTGTGTTGTGCCTGCATGGGCAGCCGACGTGGAGTTATCTGTACCGGAAAATGGTGCCGGTTTTTGTGGCGGCCGGGCAGCGTGTGATTGCGCCTGATCTGATTGGATTTGGCCGTTCCGACAAACCCGAAGACGACGCCATATACACCTTCAGCCGTCACCGTGACATGCTGCTGGCGTTTATCCGCGCAGTGATTGATACCCGACGCGAAGATCAACTGGTGACACTGGTGGTGCAGGACTGGGGTGGCCTGTTGGGGCTGACCTTGCCCATGGAGTTTGGCCAGTTGTTTACGCATTTGCTGATCATGAACACGAGTCTGGGGACTGGAGACGTCCCCCTGGGTCAGGGCTTTGAAGACTGGCGTGCGTACTGCACAAGCCGGCCGGATCTGGATATCGCAGCCTTGATGAAGCGCGCCGAACCGGCGCTGACCGATGCCGAGGCGCAGGCCTATGCCGCGCCTTACCCTAGCCTGCGCTACAAGGCCGGTGTGCGCCGCTTCCCCAACCTGGTGCCCGATCATCTGAATGCAGACGGTGCCGAGATTTCCCGACGCGCGCGTGACTGGTGGCGCGACGAGTGGCAGGGGCGCAGTTTCATGGCCGTGGGTATGCGTGATCCGGTATTGGGGCCCAAGGTGATGAAGAACGTGCGTAAACTCATTCGTGGCTGCCCGGAGCCACTGGAAGTGGCCGACGCCGGTCATTTTGTACAGGAACACGGCGATCTGGTCGCCCGCGAAGCCCTCAAAACCCTGTTTCCTTCCTAA
- a CDS encoding cupin domain-containing protein, with product MITAKRNGEADMVVHRQAFSSGNLLADLPATPGTDELIQVLASHAGNGVKIERIVSHGHATPLHEWYDQTRHEWVMVVQGEAIIAFDSERDDLHLRAGDYVDIPAHCRHRVAWTLPDTDTVWLAVFY from the coding sequence ATGATAACAGCTAAACGCAACGGAGAGGCTGACATGGTGGTTCACAGGCAAGCGTTCAGTTCAGGCAACCTGCTGGCAGACCTGCCAGCAACGCCCGGCACGGACGAGCTGATCCAGGTGCTGGCCAGCCATGCAGGCAATGGCGTCAAAATCGAGCGAATTGTGTCGCACGGTCACGCCACGCCGTTGCATGAATGGTACGACCAGACCCGACACGAGTGGGTGATGGTGGTGCAGGGAGAGGCCATTATCGCGTTTGACAGCGAACGCGACGACCTGCATCTGCGAGCCGGTGACTATGTCGACATTCCTGCGCATTGCCGCCACCGTGTTGCCTGGACCCTGCCTGACACTGACACCGTATGGCTCGCTGTTTTCTATTAA
- a CDS encoding MFS transporter, which translates to MTSSGADTTPSPEATAALRRVLLLMILLNAFATPLMLSSANVALPSIATDLSLDAVILAWVPMAYLMASTIFVLIFGRIADSVGRKRIFLFGTAAVVVSSVYAAFAVNSTMLLSARFLQGVSAAMLYATQMALVTSAFPAKERGKMIGLVVSCIYVGLSAGPLLGGYVIDLLGWRAAFLLQVPLALVVLALGVFKVQGEWRGRTRVPFDLPGAIGWAISIVLFCVGVSRLPALSGLLILSASAVSFTLFLRHARRSANPIWDVNLFFNNRVFTVSNLVSLLMYSATYAIVVLMSLYLQTLQGLSATSAGMVLMIQPIIMAALAPVTGRLSDRVEPRILATAGITITTMGLFLLSRLDADSSLLYVIGSLVMTGSGFSLFSPPNVNAIMSSVSDEHAGTASGAVATTRLLGQLNSMVLVTLALALMMGNTPISPETYPDLAQAVELSFSIGVALCVPAIVLSLLRGRVHPRQHAADKPKHPTHKHPTHKQ; encoded by the coding sequence TTGACATCATCGGGCGCCGACACGACTCCATCACCTGAAGCGACCGCCGCGCTGCGCCGTGTGCTGCTGCTGATGATACTGCTGAATGCCTTTGCCACACCGCTGATGCTGTCCTCAGCCAACGTGGCACTGCCCTCCATCGCCACAGACCTCAGCCTGGACGCTGTGATATTGGCCTGGGTACCCATGGCTTACCTGATGGCGAGCACCATATTCGTGCTGATTTTTGGTCGTATTGCCGACAGTGTCGGCCGCAAACGCATCTTCCTGTTTGGCACCGCCGCCGTTGTGGTCAGCTCCGTTTATGCCGCCTTTGCCGTCAACAGCACCATGCTGCTGAGTGCGCGTTTTCTGCAGGGTGTCAGCGCGGCAATGCTGTATGCCACTCAAATGGCACTGGTGACCTCGGCGTTCCCCGCCAAAGAGCGCGGCAAGATGATCGGCCTGGTGGTCAGCTGCATTTATGTGGGCCTCTCCGCCGGACCCTTGCTGGGCGGTTATGTTATTGACCTTCTGGGCTGGCGCGCCGCCTTTCTGCTCCAGGTGCCGCTTGCCCTGGTGGTGCTGGCCCTGGGCGTGTTCAAGGTCCAGGGTGAATGGCGCGGCCGCACCCGGGTACCCTTTGACCTGCCCGGCGCCATCGGCTGGGCGATCAGCATTGTATTGTTCTGTGTCGGCGTTTCGCGCCTGCCAGCGCTCAGCGGCCTGCTGATACTGTCCGCCAGCGCCGTGAGCTTTACGCTGTTCCTGCGTCATGCCCGGCGCAGCGCCAACCCGATCTGGGATGTGAATCTGTTCTTTAACAATCGTGTCTTCACCGTGTCCAACCTGGTGTCCTTGCTGATGTACAGCGCCACCTACGCCATCGTGGTGCTGATGAGTCTGTACCTGCAGACCCTGCAGGGCCTGTCGGCAACCAGCGCCGGCATGGTACTGATGATCCAGCCCATCATCATGGCCGCGCTGGCACCGGTCACCGGACGTCTGTCAGACAGGGTAGAGCCACGCATACTGGCAACCGCCGGGATCACCATCACCACGATGGGCCTGTTTCTGTTATCGCGGCTGGATGCTGACAGCAGCCTGCTCTATGTCATCGGTTCACTGGTGATGACTGGCAGTGGCTTCAGCCTGTTCTCGCCGCCTAACGTCAATGCGATCATGAGCTCAGTCAGTGATGAACATGCCGGCACGGCCTCCGGAGCGGTCGCCACCACCCGACTGCTGGGCCAGCTTAACAGCATGGTGCTGGTGACGCTGGCGCTGGCGTTGATGATGGGCAACACACCGATCAGCCCGGAAACCTATCCTGACCTGGCCCAAGCCGTGGAGCTGAGTTTCAGCATAGGCGTGGCTCTGTGTGTTCCGGCCATCGTCCTGTCGCTGCTGCGTGGGCGCGTTCACCCTCGCCAGCATGCCGCTGACAAACCGAAACATCCCACTCACAAACACCCCACTCACAAACAATAG
- a CDS encoding homoserine kinase, with protein MSVFTQLSDTEIARFVSRFDAGAFVTAEGVSGGSENTNYFVDCSGGRFVLTLVERGPSADLPFFVRLLDCLHAAGLPVPHAITDRDGNALHTLRNKPALLQPRLSGSHVEHVNANQCAALGTMLAKLHNSACDLERTSDRGADWTVQKAMSLLDTVWKSHTPWLEPALLVLKEWLDFSGSEGFKNTDPDTSLPTSIIHGDLFRDNVLFEGDRITGVIDFYNAATGWTLFDIAVCVNDWCVDDFCLNTDRTDALLTAYASVHPFSAQERACWSQMLQLAALRFWVSRQQYALEHKNQAGVLVKDPEYFHRVMKMHVQSGQTVDLP; from the coding sequence ATGTCAGTGTTTACGCAACTCAGCGATACGGAAATTGCCCGGTTTGTCAGCCGTTTTGATGCCGGCGCCTTTGTTACCGCCGAGGGCGTCAGTGGCGGCAGCGAAAACACCAACTATTTTGTTGACTGCAGCGGCGGCCGTTTTGTGCTGACACTGGTAGAACGCGGCCCCAGCGCCGACCTGCCATTTTTTGTCAGACTGCTCGACTGCCTGCATGCTGCCGGGCTGCCCGTGCCTCATGCCATCACCGATCGCGATGGAAACGCCCTGCACACGCTCCGCAACAAACCCGCGCTACTGCAGCCCAGGCTCAGTGGCAGCCATGTCGAGCACGTCAATGCCAACCAGTGCGCGGCACTGGGCACAATGCTGGCGAAATTGCATAACTCAGCCTGTGACCTTGAGCGCACCAGTGATCGCGGCGCCGACTGGACCGTGCAGAAAGCAATGAGCTTACTGGATACCGTTTGGAAGTCGCATACGCCGTGGCTGGAGCCGGCGCTGCTGGTGCTCAAAGAGTGGCTGGATTTCTCGGGCAGCGAAGGCTTCAAGAACACCGACCCGGACACCAGCCTGCCGACATCCATCATTCATGGCGACCTGTTCCGCGACAACGTGTTATTTGAAGGCGACCGCATTACTGGCGTCATTGATTTTTACAACGCCGCCACCGGCTGGACCCTGTTTGATATAGCGGTCTGTGTGAACGACTGGTGTGTTGACGACTTTTGCCTGAATACAGATCGCACGGATGCGCTGCTGACAGCCTATGCCAGCGTCCACCCGTTCAGTGCGCAGGAACGGGCGTGCTGGTCACAAATGTTGCAACTGGCGGCGCTGCGCTTCTGGGTGTCGCGCCAGCAGTATGCGCTGGAACATAAAAACCAGGCCGGCGTGCTGGTGAAAGATCCAGAGTATTTTCATCGCGTCATGAAGATGCATGTGCAGAGCGGCCAGACTGTTGATCTGCCCTGA
- a CDS encoding GntR family transcriptional regulator: MDIHTDLTLSQTDHRPMYLQIMDQIRHRVAAGDWPPGREIPSIRAMAAGLSISVITVKRAYLELERDGVIITRQGKGSFISDNPGLGSSLQQQALDAHLQDAIDSASLLGLDDQALLKRLQSLQQLRKEKKV, from the coding sequence ATGGATATACACACTGACCTGACATTGTCACAGACCGACCACCGCCCGATGTATCTGCAGATCATGGACCAGATACGTCATCGCGTGGCTGCGGGTGACTGGCCGCCGGGCCGGGAGATCCCTTCCATCCGTGCCATGGCCGCCGGCCTCAGCATCAGTGTCATCACCGTCAAACGGGCCTACCTGGAACTGGAGCGCGACGGTGTGATCATCACCCGTCAGGGTAAAGGCTCCTTCATTTCCGACAACCCGGGCCTGGGTTCATCACTGCAGCAACAGGCGCTGGACGCTCACCTGCAGGATGCCATCGACAGCGCCAGTTTGCTGGGCCTGGATGACCAGGCACTGCTGAAGCGCCTGCAATCCCTACAGCAGCTGCGCAAGGAGAAAAAAGTATGA
- a CDS encoding ABC transporter ATP-binding protein yields MTHTAIALQGVCKRYPFFQLNDLSFSLEEGQIMGFVGPNGAGKSTTIRLIMGLLQPDAGQVSVLGQRMTDQQAQAKRDIAFVADGMGLHANATLGWHIDFVRTMVPYWDKHYADQLLKRFNLHLPQTIKSLSTGERVKALLLLALARRPRLLVLDEPTTGLDPVARHEILAELTDVLLDDSRSVLFSSHNTRDVEQISDQITFIDRGRLIESSDRDSFIERWRRIHLNVPDHVVLPADQGRADVVTSGHTTTITTGNWSPSLEQAYINSGAVIHEVQRMNLEEIFIASVLSKRRQIEAEESAA; encoded by the coding sequence ATGACGCACACCGCCATAGCGCTGCAGGGGGTCTGCAAACGTTACCCGTTCTTTCAGCTGAACGATCTGTCGTTTTCGCTGGAGGAAGGCCAGATCATGGGTTTTGTCGGCCCCAATGGCGCCGGCAAAAGCACTACCATTCGCCTGATCATGGGCCTGCTGCAGCCCGACGCCGGGCAGGTCTCGGTGCTCGGCCAGCGCATGACCGATCAGCAGGCCCAGGCGAAGCGTGATATCGCCTTTGTGGCCGATGGCATGGGTCTGCACGCCAACGCGACACTGGGCTGGCACATCGATTTTGTTCGCACCATGGTGCCGTATTGGGACAAACACTATGCTGATCAGTTGCTGAAAAGATTCAACCTGCACCTGCCACAGACCATCAAAAGCCTGTCCACCGGCGAGCGGGTCAAAGCGCTGCTGTTGCTGGCCCTGGCTCGCCGCCCGCGCCTGCTGGTGCTTGATGAACCAACCACGGGACTGGATCCGGTGGCCCGGCACGAGATTCTGGCAGAACTGACCGATGTGCTGCTGGATGATTCACGCTCGGTGCTGTTTTCCTCTCACAACACCCGGGATGTGGAGCAGATCTCCGATCAGATTACCTTTATCGATCGCGGCCGCCTGATCGAATCCAGCGACAGGGATTCATTTATTGAACGCTGGCGCCGCATTCATCTGAATGTGCCCGACCATGTCGTGCTGCCAGCAGATCAGGGCCGGGCCGATGTGGTGACCAGCGGACACACGACCACCATCACTACGGGTAACTGGAGTCCGTCACTGGAGCAGGCCTATATCAACAGCGGCGCAGTCATTCACGAGGTGCAGCGCATGAACCTGGAAGAAATTTTTATCGCCAGTGTCCTGAGCAAGCGCCGGCAGATTGAAGCCGAGGAGTCAGCCGCATGA
- a CDS encoding ABC transporter permease, protein MISPVIAQLIKKDLSLHLRFVPVVVVAGVISLAAAAIDGIISSVMYITTLVAFGLLIGMYNVAQERDKQIHLFMLSLPVTALQYTLSKTLSSLLCFLLPWTILTAMTVVAILAIDAVPDGLLPFTLLMQLYFVANFCVFLAVVLTTSSEKVVISTIIITNMSITLIINLLSRLPAIAQTMETDVILWSPAIVAILLAELALCVVPLLLAVAMQNKKLDVY, encoded by the coding sequence ATGATCAGTCCCGTTATTGCCCAATTGATTAAGAAGGACCTTTCCCTGCATCTGCGCTTTGTACCGGTGGTCGTCGTCGCTGGCGTGATCTCCCTGGCGGCGGCAGCGATTGACGGCATCATCAGCTCGGTCATGTATATCACCACACTGGTAGCATTCGGGCTGCTGATTGGCATGTATAACGTCGCCCAGGAACGGGATAAACAGATTCACCTGTTCATGCTGAGCCTGCCAGTTACCGCTCTGCAATACACGCTGTCAAAGACCCTATCGTCCCTGCTGTGCTTCCTGTTGCCCTGGACCATACTGACAGCAATGACCGTGGTGGCCATCCTTGCCATCGACGCGGTGCCCGATGGCTTGCTGCCTTTTACGCTGCTGATGCAACTCTATTTTGTTGCAAACTTCTGTGTCTTTCTGGCCGTGGTTCTGACCACCAGTTCGGAGAAGGTTGTTATTTCCACCATCATCATCACCAATATGAGTATTACCCTGATCATCAACCTGCTCAGCCGGTTGCCTGCCATCGCACAGACCATGGAAACCGATGTCATTCTGTGGTCGCCCGCGATAGTCGCGATACTGCTGGCCGAGCTCGCCTTGTGTGTTGTACCCCTGTTGCTGGCTGTTGCCATGCAAAACAAAAAACTGGATGTTTACTGA
- a CDS encoding acyltransferase family protein, protein MVAVTNDPNRLHALDAVRAFALLAGIVLHATMSFFLPIPAMDVSQSTSLGVLFYVIHIFRMTLFFMIAGLFAHKVFHRRGLPAFARDRGRRIVLPMFVGWLILSPLLGVIVVWGLIRTFGAAAAEGAPTAPAMGLPLTHLWFLYYLCIFYVGFLTLRQLFVAVAGSNTFLHRIVDKVVAGLTSTVVGPVVFGLPLAAVFLSSPAWAAWLGLPTPDYGLTPQLPAMVGYGGAFALGWMLDRQGELLHVIRRNGLINLGLAVVLTVVSLMLVGLTPPLAPDPFVDNAAWQRPVYILCYTSAMWFWTFGIIGTALRFLSQPSARWRYLADASYWMYLIHLPVVFFLQVVVAQLPLHWSIKFPFILVVATAVLLLSYHWLVRPTRLGKALNGKAIPRAQPVPVTT, encoded by the coding sequence ATGGTTGCCGTTACCAATGATCCGAACCGTTTGCACGCCCTGGATGCTGTACGTGCCTTTGCGCTACTGGCAGGTATTGTGCTGCATGCGACGATGTCGTTTTTCCTGCCTATTCCTGCCATGGATGTGTCACAAAGCACGAGTCTGGGTGTGCTGTTCTATGTCATTCACATTTTTCGCATGACGCTGTTCTTTATGATCGCCGGCCTGTTTGCGCACAAGGTGTTTCACCGTCGGGGACTGCCCGCCTTTGCCCGTGACCGAGGACGCCGCATTGTCCTGCCCATGTTTGTCGGCTGGCTGATTCTGTCTCCCCTGCTGGGCGTGATTGTCGTGTGGGGATTGATTCGCACCTTCGGAGCGGCCGCCGCTGAAGGTGCGCCGACTGCGCCTGCAATGGGTTTACCGCTGACCCACCTATGGTTCCTGTATTATCTTTGTATCTTTTATGTGGGCTTCCTGACACTCAGACAATTGTTTGTGGCAGTAGCCGGTAGCAACACCTTCCTGCACAGGATCGTCGATAAAGTGGTTGCCGGATTAACCTCCACCGTTGTCGGCCCCGTGGTCTTTGGCCTGCCATTGGCGGCAGTATTTCTAAGCAGTCCAGCCTGGGCTGCATGGCTAGGGCTGCCCACACCCGACTACGGTCTGACCCCGCAGCTGCCGGCAATGGTGGGCTACGGTGGCGCCTTTGCGCTGGGCTGGATGCTGGATCGCCAGGGTGAACTGTTACACGTGATCCGCCGCAACGGGCTGATCAATCTGGGCTTGGCCGTGGTGCTGACGGTGGTCAGTCTGATGCTGGTAGGCCTGACGCCCCCGCTGGCGCCCGATCCCTTTGTGGATAATGCCGCCTGGCAGCGCCCCGTGTATATTCTGTGTTACACCAGCGCCATGTGGTTCTGGACCTTTGGCATCATCGGCACGGCACTGCGCTTTTTATCCCAACCCAGTGCGCGCTGGCGCTACCTGGCTGATGCCTCCTACTGGATGTACCTGATCCACCTGCCGGTGGTGTTCTTCCTGCAGGTGGTAGTGGCACAACTGCCGCTGCACTGGAGCATCAAGTTCCCGTTCATACTGGTGGTGGCCACGGCGGTCTTGTTGCTCAGCTATCACTGGCTGGTACGCCCGACCCGGCTGGGCAAGGCACTGAACGGCAAAGCAATCCCGCGGGCACAGCCAGTGCCGGTTACTACCTAA
- a CDS encoding serine hydrolase domain-containing protein: MKHTRIIALSLTASLAGLIAACSEPEAPAMASPSAVDTMAEQVAEQESATDPQAMAEAAVAAEIALGSAVKRLCSSVLVGGRTVDHVMANELNSPALSDADFNFDDDIVSGAMAVNGGTMTVRALYRDQIGCTLLKNASPISLRAQFDPELYPQKPDVADQPWPIGNQVALPEEVPGFDMTAVRAAVDQAFEDMEPDQNIDTRAVLVIHDGKIIAEQYAEPFTADMPQLGWSMTKTVTAALTGILAADGLLHVDAPANVPEWRNDGDERRSITMEQLLHMTSGMQYSEVYTSGSMSDVILMLYTTGDTAAFTIDKPLAHEPGSTFYYNSGTSNIIARIQRQLFTNYQDYFNFPQERLFSKLGMTSAVIEPDASGTFVGSSYMYATPRDWAKFGLLYMQDGLWNGERILPEGWVDYSLTPAPAAERGQYGVQMWLNAGAPDDPDSRPLSNLPANMYYLSGFEGQNILMFPDQDLIVMRMGVTTRGPRPVWTLAESVLAAMTATEQATD, translated from the coding sequence TTGAAACATACCCGTATTATCGCCTTGTCACTAACCGCCAGTCTGGCGGGTCTTATTGCCGCCTGCTCGGAACCTGAAGCACCAGCAATGGCATCGCCTTCTGCCGTGGATACCATGGCCGAACAGGTTGCCGAGCAGGAATCAGCGACAGATCCGCAAGCGATGGCAGAAGCCGCCGTTGCCGCCGAGATTGCATTGGGCAGCGCGGTCAAACGCCTGTGTTCGTCTGTGCTGGTGGGCGGCAGAACAGTTGACCATGTCATGGCCAATGAGCTTAACAGTCCGGCCTTAAGCGACGCCGACTTCAATTTTGACGACGATATTGTCAGCGGCGCCATGGCCGTCAATGGCGGCACCATGACCGTCCGTGCGCTGTACCGCGATCAGATTGGCTGCACTCTGCTGAAGAACGCCTCGCCGATCAGTTTGCGCGCACAGTTTGATCCCGAACTGTATCCGCAAAAACCGGACGTCGCTGACCAGCCCTGGCCGATTGGCAATCAGGTGGCGTTGCCAGAGGAAGTGCCCGGTTTTGATATGACCGCCGTTCGGGCAGCTGTGGATCAGGCGTTTGAGGACATGGAGCCAGATCAGAACATTGATACCCGTGCCGTGCTGGTGATTCACGATGGCAAAATCATTGCCGAACAATATGCGGAACCTTTTACAGCTGACATGCCGCAATTGGGCTGGTCGATGACCAAAACCGTGACTGCCGCGCTCACTGGCATACTGGCCGCCGATGGCTTGCTGCATGTGGATGCACCCGCCAACGTGCCGGAATGGCGTAACGATGGCGACGAGCGTCGCAGCATCACGATGGAGCAGTTGCTGCACATGACCAGCGGTATGCAGTACTCGGAGGTTTATACATCCGGTTCCATGTCTGATGTGATTCTGATGTTGTACACCACCGGTGACACGGCGGCGTTTACCATCGATAAGCCACTGGCACATGAGCCAGGTAGCACGTTTTACTACAACAGCGGTACCAGCAATATCATCGCCCGCATCCAGCGACAGTTGTTCACCAACTATCAGGACTATTTTAACTTTCCGCAGGAGCGGCTGTTCAGCAAACTAGGCATGACATCGGCGGTGATCGAGCCCGATGCCAGCGGCACCTTTGTCGGATCATCGTACATGTATGCGACACCGCGCGACTGGGCAAAGTTCGGTCTGCTGTACATGCAGGACGGCCTGTGGAATGGCGAGCGTATTCTGCCTGAAGGCTGGGTGGACTACAGCCTGACCCCGGCGCCTGCCGCCGAGCGAGGTCAGTATGGTGTGCAGATGTGGCTGAATGCCGGCGCCCCGGATGATCCTGACAGCCGGCCGCTGTCGAATCTGCCTGCCAACATGTATTACCTGTCAGGCTTTGAAGGGCAGAACATTCTGATGTTCCCCGACCAGGACCTGATCGTGATGCGCATGGGCGTCACCACCCGTGGCCCGCGCCCGGTGTGGACGCTGGCCGAGTCGGTGTTGGCGGCGATGACAGCAACAGAACAGGCCACTGATTGA